Proteins from a genomic interval of Vicinamibacterales bacterium:
- a CDS encoding exopolysaccharide biosynthesis polyprenyl glycosylphosphotransferase: protein MDAIIVVAGFIASYGAFPFLQGIVVASGLVPEPLLLWLAVPDEIAGGQLPGWEEALWPVLLMVPTVLFSVELLGGYGQLRAQSRTRLFISSTLGPVLGLAVVTMVLYALKVSSASRLLIFSGTAFVGLGLFAYRLAVATYQRRAAASGRYVKQVLLVGAPEGVRRVSDHMRQRLSPTDYVMVGYLVPPGEAAPDGDPALTCLGSSSDLSQLLIHQPVQEIVVVQSDAVDVGLTGIVEACDYYRVTLRIVPIAFVAPELRDLQLASASATGLPEIVLLPRGLNSDAMFVKRLFDVFASSLLLVLLAPLFALVALAIKLTTPNLPVFYPWRVIGFKGLPFTGYKFTTMVAEAESLREALLDKNEMSGPVFKIQDDPRTTRLGKFLRKYSLNELPQLWSVLIGDMSLVGPRPAFRHELERYELWHKRKLSIKPGITCLWQVRGRNTVSKFDDWVAMDLEYIDRWSLWLDMKILFRTVTAVVRGTGS from the coding sequence ATGGACGCGATAATTGTTGTCGCCGGGTTCATCGCCTCGTACGGAGCGTTCCCCTTTCTCCAGGGCATCGTCGTCGCGAGTGGACTGGTGCCGGAACCATTACTGCTGTGGCTCGCCGTGCCGGACGAAATTGCAGGCGGGCAGCTGCCAGGATGGGAAGAGGCGCTGTGGCCCGTGCTGCTGATGGTCCCGACTGTGCTCTTCTCCGTAGAGCTACTCGGGGGCTATGGACAGTTGAGGGCGCAGTCGAGGACCAGGCTGTTCATCAGCAGCACCCTGGGACCAGTGCTCGGCCTCGCCGTCGTCACAATGGTCCTTTATGCACTCAAGGTCTCGAGCGCCAGTCGCCTCCTGATCTTCTCGGGCACGGCGTTCGTGGGTCTCGGTCTCTTTGCGTACCGGTTGGCCGTCGCTACCTATCAGCGCCGGGCCGCCGCATCAGGGCGATACGTCAAACAGGTCCTCCTGGTCGGGGCGCCTGAAGGCGTCAGGCGCGTGTCGGACCACATGCGCCAGCGGCTGTCGCCAACCGACTACGTCATGGTTGGATACTTGGTTCCACCAGGCGAGGCCGCGCCAGACGGTGATCCCGCCCTGACGTGTCTCGGCTCCTCAAGTGACTTGAGCCAGTTACTGATCCACCAACCGGTGCAGGAGATCGTCGTCGTTCAATCGGATGCCGTGGATGTTGGCCTCACAGGCATCGTGGAGGCGTGCGACTACTACCGAGTGACCCTTCGCATCGTGCCGATCGCTTTTGTGGCGCCAGAGCTCAGGGACCTTCAACTGGCCAGCGCCTCGGCCACAGGTTTGCCTGAGATTGTGCTGTTGCCGCGCGGTCTCAACTCCGATGCGATGTTCGTGAAACGGCTGTTCGACGTATTCGCCTCGAGCCTACTGCTTGTGCTGCTCGCCCCACTGTTTGCGCTCGTTGCCCTAGCCATCAAACTGACGACACCCAACTTGCCCGTGTTCTACCCGTGGCGGGTGATCGGATTCAAGGGACTCCCCTTTACCGGGTACAAGTTCACGACAATGGTCGCCGAGGCAGAAAGCCTGCGCGAGGCTTTGCTCGATAAGAATGAGATGTCCGGACCGGTCTTCAAGATTCAGGACGATCCGCGGACGACGCGCCTCGGCAAGTTCCTGCGCAAATACAGCCTGAACGAGTTGCCACAACTCTGGAGTGTGCTCATAGGCGATATGAGCCTCGTTGGTCCGCGGCCGGCGTTCCGGCACGAGCTCGAGCGCTACGAGTTGTGGCATAAGCGGAAGCTGTCGATCAAACCGGGGATTACGTGTCTATGGCAAGTACGTGGCAGAAACACGGTGAGCAAGTTTGACGACTGGGTTGCTATGGATCTCGAGTACATCGACCGGTGGTCGCTCTGGCTCGACATGAAGATCCTTTTTCGGACAGTCACCGCCGTTGTGCGTGGCACGGGCTCGTGA
- a CDS encoding class I SAM-dependent methyltransferase, with protein sequence MIVACRSCDLEFAEPFVAAPLDYYQANYMDYVAPSYEEIHPGYQFTIRKIRQAVAHLTPDANRAIDVGCGAGYLLVDLQRRGFECLGIDFNEDLVRVANERFGVPARVDDVRNLAKIGARFDVALLSHVLEHVDDPLGLLRHIHQILSPGGLLVIEIPNRNWYSVGHSLRNGTCTWNNYPPHHITFWSTASLRKALTHAGFSVVECIPRPFEDMGRIDRFVTGRLGLSKGPLYSFVSSILSLVGRAAKLEGSTLHAIARSQS encoded by the coding sequence GTGATCGTCGCCTGCCGGTCGTGCGATCTTGAATTCGCGGAACCGTTTGTGGCCGCGCCCCTTGACTACTATCAGGCCAACTACATGGACTACGTCGCGCCATCATACGAAGAGATCCACCCCGGATATCAGTTCACGATCCGCAAGATCCGACAGGCAGTGGCTCACCTGACTCCGGACGCGAACCGTGCGATCGACGTCGGCTGTGGAGCCGGCTATCTACTCGTCGACTTGCAGCGGCGGGGTTTCGAATGCCTGGGCATCGACTTCAACGAAGATCTCGTCCGGGTCGCCAACGAGCGCTTCGGCGTACCGGCGCGCGTGGACGATGTGCGAAATCTTGCCAAGATTGGTGCACGTTTCGATGTGGCGCTGCTGTCGCACGTTCTGGAGCACGTCGATGATCCCCTCGGCTTACTTCGGCACATTCATCAGATTCTTAGTCCTGGAGGACTTCTAGTAATCGAAATCCCCAATCGGAATTGGTACAGCGTCGGCCACTCGCTGAGAAATGGGACCTGCACGTGGAATAACTACCCGCCGCACCACATTACGTTCTGGTCGACAGCTTCGCTCCGCAAGGCCCTCACACATGCCGGATTCTCGGTCGTGGAGTGCATCCCCAGACCCTTTGAAGACATGGGCCGCATCGACCGATTTGTGACCGGGCGACTGGGATTGTCGAAGGGTCCTCTCTACAGTTTCGTGTCGTCGATACTAAGCCTGGTTGGTCGGGCAGCCAAGCTCGAGGGCTCGACGCTACACGCGATAGCCCGGAGCCAGAGCTGA
- a CDS encoding polysaccharide biosynthesis tyrosine autokinase: MSDQPIDPKRDSLRLDLDAAPLSPPGAERQGSVRAEADGRFADPAPAPAGGAPPGYSGYGAGYGQAAGGDEVHLVDYLRVLHKRRWSAITAFLLVFGSVTIYTFTTTPIYSARTQILIENETPNVVKFEEVYEQNKALDYYQTQYRLLQSRALARRTLEAEKLWEHPLLAGTGESPGISLNPIAWAGAGVKFVQGFFVAEPEAEAPEVAENATQSRTIDTFLTGVTVTPVRNSRLVDVSFRSSDPALSSRVANALARQYIEQNLEFKFLATKEATDFLNARTAEQRKSLEKSEQALQQYREKTGAMALEDRQNIVLQRLSDLNAAVTRARTDRIEKESVYNQIRAIQNDRTAVDTFPAILNNAFIQQLKGQLNEQQRLKAQLGDKMLARHPDMVKVDSAIGTTETRINAEVQKVVQALRNDYLAAQANERSMQASLDQQRAEAQDLNRASIQYGVLQRDATSNQTMFSGLLERSRETGISGELKTSNIRVVDQAEIPRRPSSPNTRNNLLLALFGGSFLGIGLAFFFEYLDSRIKQPDEIKTQLGLPFLGMVPLFAAKDAVGPPLIGNGMPHEFSEAFRGIRTNVLFSSADAGSKSIVVTSTGPGEGKSVVSANIAMSLALAGQRVLLIDADMRRPKAHEFFGVGLEPGLSNVMVGDAKASETVKKTLTPNLWLMAAGKHPPNPAELLGSRRFKDFMASLAEHFDWVIIDSPPVMAVTDASVIAHGATGVVFVVGAEMTSKGAAKAALEQLDSARAKYVGGILNRVDVRRNPYYYARHYRREYRNYYSKAGV; the protein is encoded by the coding sequence ATGTCCGACCAGCCGATCGATCCCAAGCGCGACTCGCTGCGCCTGGACCTTGACGCTGCGCCGCTCTCCCCTCCAGGCGCCGAGCGCCAGGGCTCGGTCCGGGCTGAGGCGGATGGGCGATTCGCTGATCCCGCGCCCGCCCCTGCCGGCGGCGCGCCACCGGGGTACAGCGGGTACGGCGCCGGGTACGGCCAAGCGGCGGGCGGCGACGAAGTGCACCTGGTTGACTACCTGCGCGTGCTGCACAAGCGGCGCTGGTCAGCAATCACGGCGTTCCTGCTCGTTTTTGGTTCGGTGACCATTTACACATTTACGACCACGCCGATTTACAGCGCGCGGACGCAAATCCTGATCGAAAACGAAACCCCGAACGTAGTGAAGTTCGAGGAGGTGTACGAACAGAACAAGGCACTCGACTACTACCAGACGCAGTACCGACTGCTGCAAAGCCGTGCCCTGGCACGCCGCACGCTCGAGGCCGAGAAACTCTGGGAGCATCCGTTATTGGCGGGTACCGGTGAATCGCCTGGTATTAGCCTAAACCCAATCGCCTGGGCCGGCGCGGGCGTGAAGTTCGTGCAGGGGTTCTTCGTTGCGGAGCCTGAAGCTGAAGCACCGGAGGTCGCTGAAAATGCCACCCAGTCTCGCACCATCGACACGTTCCTGACCGGCGTCACCGTGACCCCCGTTCGCAACAGCCGGCTCGTGGATGTCAGCTTCCGGTCGTCCGACCCGGCCCTGTCTTCGCGGGTGGCCAATGCGCTTGCCAGGCAGTACATCGAGCAAAATCTCGAGTTCAAGTTCCTGGCCACCAAGGAAGCCACGGACTTTCTAAACGCGCGGACCGCCGAGCAACGCAAATCACTGGAGAAGAGCGAGCAGGCGCTGCAGCAGTACCGCGAGAAAACCGGTGCGATGGCTCTTGAGGACCGGCAGAACATCGTCCTCCAGCGTTTGTCGGATTTGAATGCTGCCGTCACGCGCGCGCGCACCGACCGAATCGAGAAAGAGTCCGTCTACAACCAAATCCGGGCCATTCAAAACGACCGCACAGCCGTCGACACGTTTCCCGCCATCCTCAACAACGCCTTCATTCAACAGCTCAAAGGGCAATTGAACGAGCAACAACGGCTGAAGGCACAGCTCGGCGACAAAATGTTGGCACGCCATCCAGACATGGTGAAGGTTGATTCGGCGATCGGGACCACGGAAACGCGCATCAACGCCGAGGTGCAGAAAGTGGTGCAGGCGCTGCGCAACGACTACCTGGCAGCCCAGGCCAACGAACGGTCGATGCAGGCATCGCTGGATCAGCAGCGGGCCGAGGCGCAAGATCTGAACCGGGCTTCCATCCAGTACGGTGTTTTGCAGCGCGACGCGACCAGCAACCAAACAATGTTCTCGGGCCTCCTTGAGCGAAGCCGAGAGACGGGTATCTCTGGGGAGCTCAAGACCAGCAACATCCGGGTTGTGGATCAGGCTGAGATCCCGAGGCGCCCGTCGAGTCCCAACACCAGGAACAACCTGTTGCTGGCGCTCTTCGGCGGTTCGTTCCTGGGCATCGGGCTGGCATTCTTCTTCGAGTATCTCGACAGCCGGATCAAGCAACCGGATGAGATCAAGACGCAGCTGGGGCTGCCGTTCCTGGGAATGGTGCCGCTCTTCGCCGCAAAAGACGCGGTGGGCCCGCCGCTGATTGGCAACGGCATGCCTCACGAATTCTCAGAAGCCTTCCGCGGGATTCGAACCAACGTTCTGTTTTCCTCCGCGGATGCCGGCTCGAAGTCCATCGTCGTCACGAGCACGGGTCCGGGCGAAGGCAAGAGCGTGGTGTCGGCGAACATCGCGATGTCGCTGGCGCTTGCGGGGCAACGTGTGCTTCTCATCGACGCCGACATGCGCCGGCCGAAAGCACACGAGTTCTTTGGAGTGGGGCTTGAACCGGGTCTCTCGAACGTCATGGTCGGCGACGCGAAGGCAAGCGAGACGGTGAAGAAGACGTTGACGCCAAACCTGTGGCTGATGGCGGCGGGCAAGCACCCGCCGAACCCCGCTGAACTCCTGGGGTCGCGGCGATTCAAGGACTTCATGGCGTCGCTCGCTGAGCACTTCGACTGGGTGATCATCGACTCGCCGCCGGTGATGGCGGTGACGGACGCGAGCGTGATCGCTCACGGCGCGACCGGCGTTGTATTTGTGGTTGGTGCCGAGATGACGAGCAAAGGCGCCGCCAAGGCAGCACTCGAGCAACTGGATTCAGCCAGGGCAAAGTATGTGGGCGGAATTCTCAATCGGGTGGATGTCCGACGAAACCCGTACTACTACGCGCGCCATTACCGCCGTGAATACCGGAACTACTACTCAAAGGCAGGTGTCTGA
- a CDS encoding glycosyltransferase, which translates to MDPPTLRAAKRIAPGAIFVDYQTDNPFGNRTREAKLWGKFIASIPEYDIHFVFRPHDISAYRASGATDVYLTRHHYYPALHAPPAQATETADYQHEVLFIGTAIDRRVDAIARLLASASVQVDVYGGLWNRHIVYYRHRRHFHGNVHESQYAALVAKSKICLGFVSASNRDDYTGRSIEIPACGGFLLAERTEKHRELYAEGREAAFFGSSDECLEKIRYYLSHDEERRAIADAGTRRCLASGNSCVEVMSDALAQIEIVSSGIADEGGRR; encoded by the coding sequence ATGGATCCGCCGACCCTTCGCGCGGCGAAACGAATCGCACCAGGCGCGATATTTGTTGATTATCAAACGGATAACCCTTTCGGAAATCGGACAAGGGAAGCGAAACTGTGGGGCAAGTTCATCGCATCAATTCCCGAGTACGACATCCACTTCGTGTTTAGGCCGCACGACATCAGCGCCTATCGCGCTAGTGGTGCAACCGATGTCTATCTGACCAGACACCACTACTACCCCGCTCTTCACGCGCCACCCGCGCAGGCCACGGAAACTGCGGACTATCAGCATGAGGTCTTGTTCATCGGGACGGCCATCGACCGCCGCGTAGATGCCATCGCGCGACTTCTGGCTTCGGCGTCCGTACAGGTCGATGTGTATGGTGGCCTTTGGAACCGCCACATCGTCTACTACCGCCACCGTCGGCACTTCCACGGCAACGTCCACGAGAGTCAATACGCTGCCCTTGTCGCAAAGAGCAAAATCTGCCTGGGATTCGTCTCGGCATCGAACCGAGACGATTACACTGGCCGATCAATCGAAATCCCGGCCTGTGGCGGCTTTCTTCTGGCTGAACGTACCGAGAAGCACCGTGAACTTTACGCCGAAGGCCGCGAAGCGGCGTTCTTCGGTTCGAGTGACGAGTGTCTGGAGAAGATCCGGTACTACCTATCGCATGATGAGGAGCGGCGCGCTATCGCTGATGCCGGAACTAGGCGGTGCCTTGCGTCCGGCAATAGCTGTGTCGAGGTCATGAGTGACGCCCTCGCTCAAATCGAAATAGTCTCCAGCGGAATTGCCGACGAGGGCGGTCGTAGATGA
- a CDS encoding glycosyltransferase family 4 protein, translated as MDERHMFSTPYCVDNDYLSEQGLRHIPGKATTIRDIGLPRDRPIIVYSGKLIRLKRVQDLIQAIHILGRQGHAASLLVIGDGPLREELTQIAADANVTASFVGFQNQTQLARYYVCADVLVLPSSNETWGLVLNEAMALGLPVVTTTQVGASRDLVVPNHTGYTYQAGDCEDLARLLGALIGDEKLRRRLGEAARDKIRRYTYRECVAGVIAALELVTGQRITSRSTVSR; from the coding sequence GTGGACGAAAGACACATGTTCTCCACTCCGTATTGCGTGGACAACGACTATTTGAGCGAGCAAGGACTAAGACACATTCCCGGAAAGGCTACGACCATCCGCGACATTGGCCTGCCCCGTGATCGGCCGATCATCGTCTACAGCGGCAAGCTGATCAGGCTCAAGCGCGTCCAAGATCTAATCCAGGCCATTCACATACTCGGCAGGCAAGGTCATGCAGCCAGCCTGCTTGTGATTGGTGACGGGCCTCTTCGGGAGGAACTAACTCAAATTGCTGCCGACGCTAACGTTACCGCTTCGTTTGTGGGATTCCAGAATCAGACGCAGTTAGCGCGTTACTACGTGTGTGCTGACGTGCTCGTGCTCCCGTCGAGCAACGAGACCTGGGGGTTAGTATTGAACGAAGCGATGGCCCTTGGGCTTCCTGTTGTGACCACGACTCAGGTCGGCGCGAGCCGCGATTTGGTGGTTCCCAATCACACGGGCTACACGTACCAAGCTGGCGATTGCGAAGACCTCGCACGACTACTTGGGGCGCTCATTGGCGACGAGAAGCTGAGGCGGCGTTTGGGTGAAGCGGCGCGAGACAAGATAAGACGTTACACCTATCGGGAGTGCGTCGCTGGCGTCATTGCAGCTCTTGAACTGGTCACGGGACAGCGCATCACATCTCGAAGCACTGTGAGCCGCTGA
- a CDS encoding glycosyltransferase family 4 protein, which yields MNYVMRQVPILRARAERNYWTMRMFENVVVRNLEGCDLFNGWCSSALESMRKAKSLGAVTVLNTGSVHIATQKQMLEEEYAAFGLRRVVTDQRLVDQGVQEFEEADHIIVASTFVKRSLLDRGIPDRKISIVPDGVTRLFSPGRKTDDVFRVIAVGRIEFRKGIQYLLQAFRDLRLPNAELLLVGGPQPEFDALLNEYRGWYRLTGRVSDAELARWYNESSVFVLPSIEDGWGHVTLEAMSSGLPVIVSANAGSADAVEQGKSGFVVPARDVDTLKARLLELYESAELRRAMGAEAAAAARTRTWDEYGHRNLAVFKRVLGRPSDVEATSEQLETLG from the coding sequence TTGAACTACGTTATGCGCCAGGTGCCGATTTTACGGGCTCGGGCGGAGCGCAACTACTGGACGATGCGAATGTTCGAGAATGTCGTCGTGCGGAATCTTGAGGGTTGCGACCTCTTCAACGGCTGGTGCTCGTCGGCCCTGGAGTCGATGCGGAAGGCGAAGTCCCTTGGTGCCGTGACCGTTCTTAATACTGGGTCCGTACACATTGCCACTCAGAAGCAGATGCTCGAAGAGGAATACGCCGCTTTCGGCCTGCGGCGAGTGGTCACCGATCAGCGGCTCGTTGACCAAGGCGTTCAGGAATTCGAGGAGGCCGATCACATCATCGTTGCATCGACCTTTGTGAAGCGAAGTCTCCTCGATCGTGGCATACCGGACCGCAAGATCAGCATCGTTCCAGACGGGGTGACAAGACTCTTCAGTCCAGGCAGGAAGACAGACGATGTCTTCAGAGTGATCGCGGTCGGCCGCATCGAGTTTCGAAAGGGTATTCAGTACTTGCTGCAAGCCTTTCGCGACCTTCGGTTGCCGAACGCCGAGTTGTTGCTGGTCGGTGGGCCGCAGCCTGAGTTTGACGCGCTGCTGAATGAGTACCGCGGATGGTACCGGCTGACCGGTCGTGTGTCGGACGCGGAACTGGCGCGCTGGTACAACGAGTCGTCGGTCTTCGTGCTGCCGTCTATCGAGGACGGTTGGGGACATGTGACGCTAGAGGCCATGTCCAGTGGGCTACCGGTGATCGTATCGGCCAATGCCGGAAGCGCCGATGCGGTTGAGCAGGGCAAGTCTGGATTCGTCGTCCCAGCACGCGATGTGGACACTCTGAAGGCGCGCCTCCTTGAGTTGTACGAGAGCGCCGAGTTGCGGCGCGCCATGGGTGCCGAAGCTGCGGCCGCAGCTCGAACCCGAACGTGGGATGAATACGGCCATCGGAACTTGGCAGTGTTCAAGCGCGTGCTCGGGCGTCCAAGCGACGTCGAGGCTACCAGTGAGCAATTGGAGACGCTCGGCTAG